Proteins found in one Sphingobacteriales bacterium genomic segment:
- a CDS encoding OmpA family protein, which yields MSWRTILILLLLTLFMYYFGCKARGGHTGREYMPDMVHSQAYETYGKAPQRRTADNQTTNLTNTPFVVFADGKSAREPVKGTIPRGYQPYAYANTPEGYEAAATLINPYAAADKATLEQGKMYYTTYCAVCHGESGQGDGSISATGPNNGPFAGVINYFSAGYMQLEEGKMFHSIHYGKNNMGSYAGQLTKDERWKIVAYIKSMQAAEYAKTNKVSAEEAMRWVRGSVGGKMPSAALAATETAAHTQDAAAETADTHAAAVAEGATASAETDAASVKSKSELEVYATKPIAKGTVITLRNVFFNMASAKLKGESKDELDRLADIMNKNKNLKIEVSGHTDDTGLGKINMKLSKNRAESVVEYLVSRGIDKSRFQAVGYGGNKPVTTEKTPEARAKNRRVEIKAL from the coding sequence ATGAGTTGGAGAACTATACTTATTTTATTGTTGCTCACATTGTTTATGTATTACTTCGGTTGCAAAGCGAGAGGTGGGCACACAGGGCGTGAATATATGCCGGATATGGTACATTCACAAGCCTACGAAACTTATGGCAAAGCTCCGCAACGCCGTACCGCCGACAATCAAACTACCAATCTCACCAACACACCTTTTGTGGTGTTTGCCGATGGTAAGTCGGCACGCGAGCCGGTAAAAGGAACAATTCCGCGCGGATATCAGCCTTATGCTTATGCCAACACCCCCGAAGGTTACGAGGCAGCAGCTACTTTGATTAACCCGTATGCCGCCGCCGATAAAGCGACTTTGGAGCAAGGAAAAATGTACTATACTACTTATTGTGCCGTATGCCATGGGGAAAGCGGACAAGGCGATGGCAGTATCTCGGCTACTGGTCCTAATAATGGACCTTTTGCGGGGGTTATCAATTATTTTAGCGCAGGCTATATGCAACTAGAGGAAGGTAAAATGTTTCATTCCATTCATTACGGTAAAAACAACATGGGTTCTTATGCCGGTCAGCTTACCAAAGATGAGCGTTGGAAAATAGTAGCCTATATCAAAAGCATGCAGGCTGCCGAATATGCCAAAACCAACAAAGTAAGTGCCGAAGAAGCGATGCGCTGGGTGCGCGGAAGTGTAGGAGGCAAAATGCCGTCTGCTGCTCTTGCTGCCACAGAAACTGCTGCTCATACCCAAGATGCCGCCGCTGAAACCGCCGATACACACGCTGCCGCCGTCGCCGAAGGAGCTACTGCTTCTGCTGAAACTGATGCAGCATCGGTAAAATCCAAATCTGAGTTGGAAGTGTATGCCACCAAACCCATCGCAAAAGGAACAGTTATTACCTTGCGCAATGTGTTTTTTAATATGGCATCGGCTAAATTAAAAGGCGAATCTAAAGACGAATTAGATCGTTTGGCGGATATTATGAATAAAAATAAAAATTTAAAAATAGAAGTAAGCGGGCATACCGACGATACCGGATTGGGTAAAATAAATATGAAATTATCTAAAAACCGCGCAGAGTCGGTGGTAGAATATTTAGTATCAAGAGGTATAGATAAATCACGTTTTCAGGCGGTGGGTTATGGTGGCAATAAGCCGGTGACAACAGAAAAAACACCCGAAGCACGCGCCAAAAATCGCCGCGTAGAAATCAAAGCACTTTAA
- a CDS encoding DUF3341 domain-containing protein — protein sequence MTYRYLLGLFDDEVPTLQAVKKLRERGYKIHDVLSPFPIHGLDPALGIKETRLHTMGFIFGATGLSFGLLAMSYITSFDWPNNFGGKPNFPLPAFIPITFEMTVLFTAVGMVIVYYLRNKLSIFRNPEILEPRTTDDRFAIVFDLQKYGSDADGIADVLRNLGAVEVKVREMHEKQPSHDEQSA from the coding sequence ATGACATACAGATATTTATTGGGATTATTTGATGATGAGGTACCTACCTTGCAAGCCGTAAAAAAATTGCGTGAGCGCGGCTATAAAATTCACGATGTGCTATCGCCTTTTCCCATTCACGGATTAGACCCCGCCTTGGGTATCAAAGAAACACGTTTGCATACGATGGGTTTTATTTTCGGTGCTACCGGTTTGAGCTTTGGTTTGTTGGCAATGTCCTATATCACCAGTTTTGATTGGCCTAATAATTTCGGTGGCAAACCTAATTTTCCGCTTCCCGCTTTCATTCCTATCACTTTTGAGATGACGGTATTGTTTACAGCAGTGGGAATGGTAATCGTTTATTATTTGCGCAATAAACTGTCTATCTTTCGCAATCCGGAAATATTAGAGCCACGCACCACCGATGACCGCTTCGCTATTGTATTCGATTTGCAAAAATATGGCAGCGATGCCGATGGCATTGCTGATGTTTTGCGCAATTTGGGAGCAGTAGAAGTAAAAGTGCGCGAAATGCATGAAAAACAACCCAGCCACGATGAGCAAAGTGCTTAA
- a CDS encoding SDR family NAD(P)-dependent oxidoreductase: MNNNTVVWIVGASSGIGYALAEVLLEQEQCRLIVSARRQEPLQILRQRHPERVYMLPLDISDSAQMDTAIQQAAQAFGRIDILVNNAGIAHKSKAIDTYDAVDRHIMEVNYFGNIWLTKRVAKLMTQQGGGKIAVVSSVLGKFGLPNVSTYCASKHAIYGYYEALRYELKAANIAVQIISPGFVNTEITLNSVREDGSTFGKNSVAQEKGMSAHKFARRMVRVLKSSRQHAYIGGIETLMPRIKFFFPRLFQILMFKLHRLS, translated from the coding sequence ATGAACAACAATACCGTGGTATGGATAGTGGGCGCATCTTCGGGTATCGGCTATGCCTTAGCCGAAGTGCTTTTGGAGCAAGAGCAGTGCCGCCTGATAGTGTCGGCGCGCCGCCAAGAGCCGCTGCAAATCCTCCGCCAACGCCACCCTGAGCGGGTATATATGCTGCCTTTGGACATCAGCGACAGTGCGCAAATGGATACCGCCATACAGCAAGCCGCCCAAGCATTCGGACGCATTGATATATTGGTGAATAATGCCGGCATTGCCCACAAATCCAAAGCCATCGACACTTACGATGCCGTTGACCGCCACATTATGGAAGTCAATTATTTCGGAAATATATGGCTCACCAAGCGCGTAGCCAAATTGATGACACAGCAGGGCGGCGGCAAAATTGCAGTAGTCAGCAGCGTACTCGGCAAGTTTGGTTTGCCGAATGTAAGCACTTATTGCGCCTCCAAGCACGCCATTTACGGCTACTACGAAGCCCTGCGCTACGAACTCAAAGCCGCCAATATAGCAGTACAAATTATTTCGCCCGGTTTTGTAAATACCGAAATTACCCTCAACTCCGTGCGCGAAGACGGCAGCACTTTCGGCAAAAACAGTGTGGCACAGGAAAAAGGAATGTCTGCACACAAATTTGCCCGCCGTATGGTGCGTGTACTCAAAAGTTCGCGCCAGCACGCCTACATCGGCGGCATCGAAACCCTGATGCCGCGCATTAAATTTTTCTTTCCCCGCCTTTTTCAGATACTAATGTTTAAATTACATCGTTTATCATAA
- a CDS encoding cbb3-type cytochrome c oxidase subunit I, with amino-acid sequence MANTESGYNPENVLHGTHTQHQADVHHHDDDDHGHHHHGNFLTNYIFSQDHKIIGRQFLITGIIWAIIGVFFSVLFRLQLAWPNESFPILETFLGGWAKGGKLDPEFYYALVTMHGTIMVFFVLTAGLSGTFSNLLIPLQVGARDMASPFINMLSYWFFFTAGVIMFISLFLQTGPASGGWTIYPPLSAIQKATPGSGMGMTLWLVSMAIFIVSSLMGSLNYIATILNMRTKGMTMFRMPLTIWAFFFTAVIGVLSFPVLLAGAILLIFDRSFGTAFYLSDIYFGGEVLTNSAGQIIEGGSPILFQHLFWFLGHPEVYIVILPAMGMVSEILATNSRKPVFGYRAMVYSIIAITVLSFLVWAHHMFVSGLNPFVGSVFVLVTLLIAVPSAIKVFNWITTIWGGNIRFTPAMMFAIGFVSLFISGGLTGIYLGNSAMDIPLHDTYFVVAHFHIVMAIAAGFGMFAGVYHWFPKLFNGRMMNEPLAYIHFWITFVGSYCIFWPMHYLGMTGVPRRYFSFNEFDTFGVYGDLNVFITISAIVVFFTQFLFVINFFYSIFYGNKMRTPNPWKANSLEWTTPVVPGHGNWEGEIPQVYRGAHEYAKDGRDYTPQHLSDAELKANHDKFLPTLRTN; translated from the coding sequence ATGGCAAACACAGAGAGCGGATACAATCCAGAAAATGTATTGCACGGTACGCATACACAGCACCAGGCTGATGTGCATCATCATGATGACGACGACCATGGGCATCACCATCACGGCAATTTTCTTACGAATTATATTTTTAGCCAAGACCATAAGATTATCGGTCGCCAATTTTTGATTACCGGTATTATTTGGGCAATTATCGGAGTGTTTTTTTCGGTATTGTTCCGTTTACAGTTGGCGTGGCCAAATGAATCTTTTCCTATTTTGGAAACTTTTTTGGGCGGCTGGGCAAAGGGTGGAAAATTAGACCCCGAGTTTTATTATGCTTTAGTGACGATGCACGGTACCATCATGGTGTTTTTTGTATTGACAGCCGGATTGAGTGGTACTTTTAGTAATCTACTTATTCCTTTGCAAGTGGGCGCGCGCGATATGGCGAGTCCTTTTATCAATATGTTGTCGTATTGGTTCTTTTTTACGGCGGGCGTTATTATGTTCATTTCCTTGTTTTTACAAACAGGTCCCGCTTCGGGTGGGTGGACGATATATCCGCCATTGAGTGCCATTCAAAAAGCCACGCCCGGCTCCGGTATGGGTATGACATTGTGGTTGGTGAGTATGGCTATCTTCATCGTATCTTCATTGATGGGTAGCTTAAATTATATCGCCACCATTTTAAATATGCGCACCAAAGGCATGACGATGTTCCGTATGCCATTGACTATTTGGGCGTTTTTCTTTACTGCCGTTATCGGGGTATTGTCGTTTCCGGTGTTGTTGGCAGGTGCTATTTTGCTTATTTTTGATCGCAGCTTCGGTACTGCATTTTACTTGTCGGATATTTATTTCGGCGGCGAAGTATTGACCAATAGTGCCGGACAAATTATTGAAGGCGGCAGCCCTATTTTGTTCCAACACTTATTTTGGTTTTTGGGACACCCCGAAGTGTATATCGTAATTTTGCCGGCGATGGGTATGGTTTCTGAAATATTGGCTACCAATTCCCGCAAACCCGTTTTTGGTTATAGAGCGATGGTGTATTCTATTATTGCTATTACAGTGTTGTCGTTCTTGGTATGGGCACACCACATGTTTGTGAGTGGTTTAAATCCGTTTGTAGGTTCGGTATTCGTATTGGTGACGCTTTTGATAGCAGTGCCTTCAGCGATTAAAGTATTCAACTGGATTACAACTATTTGGGGCGGTAATATTCGTTTTACTCCCGCAATGATGTTCGCTATCGGCTTTGTATCTTTATTTATATCGGGTGGTCTTACAGGTATTTATCTCGGTAATTCTGCTATGGATATTCCTTTGCACGATACCTATTTTGTAGTAGCCCACTTCCATATTGTAATGGCGATAGCCGCCGGATTTGGTATGTTTGCAGGTGTTTATCATTGGTTTCCGAAGTTGTTTAATGGTCGTATGATGAATGAACCTTTGGCATATATCCACTTCTGGATTACTTTTGTCGGCAGCTATTGTATATTTTGGCCTATGCACTATTTGGGTATGACCGGTGTGCCGCGTCGCTATTTTTCATTTAATGAGTTTGATACATTCGGTGTATATGGCGATTTGAATGTATTTATTACCATATCGGCTATCGTTGTATTTTTTACTCAGTTTTTGTTTGTTATCAATTTCTTTTACAGCATTTTCTATGGTAATAAAATGCGCACGCCCAACCCTTGGAAAGCCAACTCTTTGGAATGGACAACACCTGTAGTTCCCGGACACGGCAACTGGGAGGGCGAAATTCCGCAAGTGTATCGCGGTGCGCACGAATACGCCAAAGATGGCAGAGATTATACGCCTCAGCATTTGAGCGATGCCGAATTAAAAGCCAACCACGATAAGTTTTTACCGACACTTCGTACTAATTAA
- a CDS encoding cytochrome c oxidase subunit II, which translates to MIILYQVARIHELVGDVRNDEEQSALDNNRLQATLFMVFLVVGMTAAIWSTFHYAPLYLPEPSSEHGMWIRNMFFWTLVATVPVFFITHILLFYYAYRYQGKSGKLGTYFPHSNKLELIWTSVPAVVMIALVAEGMHNWYKITAPAPADAVVVEVTGQQFKWDLRYAGKDGKLGQKKVRLINSDNPMGQVWEDKNNNDDFIANELHLPLGKPVLMKINALDVLHSFYLPHFRVKMDAVPGIPTQFWFTPTKTTAQMRQEMNNPEFDYELACAELCGNAHYNMRKVVIVETEEEFNKWLAAQEPILAALKPAQDAAPAAPEAAPAEAPHSDTPAADTTHHTGAVEGSISKPISLR; encoded by the coding sequence TTGATAATCCTCTATCAGGTAGCGCGCATACACGAATTGGTAGGAGATGTGCGCAACGATGAAGAGCAAAGCGCATTAGATAATAACCGCTTACAGGCAACACTCTTTATGGTGTTTTTGGTAGTGGGTATGACTGCTGCAATATGGTCAACATTTCATTATGCCCCCTTATATTTGCCAGAACCTTCATCAGAACATGGAATGTGGATTAGAAACATGTTCTTTTGGACATTAGTGGCTACCGTTCCTGTATTTTTTATTACACATATCTTATTGTTTTATTATGCCTATCGCTATCAGGGCAAAAGCGGTAAATTAGGAACTTATTTCCCGCACTCCAATAAGTTGGAGTTGATTTGGACTTCAGTACCTGCCGTTGTAATGATAGCTTTGGTAGCAGAAGGTATGCACAATTGGTATAAGATTACAGCACCTGCTCCGGCAGATGCCGTGGTGGTGGAAGTTACCGGACAGCAATTCAAATGGGATTTGCGCTATGCGGGTAAAGATGGTAAACTCGGTCAGAAAAAAGTACGCCTGATTAATTCCGACAACCCTATGGGGCAAGTATGGGAAGATAAAAATAATAACGATGATTTTATAGCAAATGAATTGCATTTGCCATTGGGAAAACCGGTATTGATGAAAATAAATGCTTTAGATGTATTGCATAGTTTTTATTTGCCGCATTTTCGTGTAAAAATGGACGCAGTACCCGGTATTCCTACACAATTTTGGTTCACACCTACCAAAACTACTGCTCAAATGCGTCAGGAAATGAATAATCCCGAATTTGATTATGAATTGGCTTGTGCTGAATTGTGTGGTAATGCTCATTACAATATGCGCAAAGTGGTAATAGTAGAAACAGAAGAAGAGTTTAACAAATGGCTTGCAGCGCAAGAGCCGATATTGGCGGCTTTGAAACCTGCACAAGATGCTGCTCCCGCTGCTCCTGAGGCTGCTCCGGCAGAAGCACCACATTCCGATACTCCTGCTGCTGACACTACACACCATACCGGCGCAGTAGAGGGAAGTATTTCAAAACCTATTTCTTTGAGATAA
- a CDS encoding 2OG-Fe(II) oxygenase — protein MNNIINPHYLQADVVEQLRHDYENAHPCKHLVLDNFLTNAVADTLYQNFPKMEQLNVRRQSMNEQKAEDYHFERFHPAFLQVRNVVQSQAFFDWMGAVTGIEGLMSVEGDSLGSGVHQGGNGSYVDIHIDINMNAKYNIWRRLNLLIYLNKHWKPEYGGDLELWDKEMTRCEKKVPCLFNKAVVFYTDDNSPHGYAKINVPEGETRKSFYTYFYTPVAAGVTFRDSKFLSRPDDSLAKKTLTNAKETVKLGVKSLLHKIGVKSLDFQDKN, from the coding sequence ATGAATAACATTATCAATCCCCATTACCTCCAAGCTGATGTAGTGGAACAACTGCGCCACGATTATGAAAATGCCCACCCCTGCAAACATTTAGTGTTGGATAATTTTCTTACCAATGCCGTTGCGGATACGCTCTATCAGAATTTTCCAAAAATGGAGCAACTCAATGTACGCCGCCAAAGTATGAATGAGCAAAAAGCCGAAGACTATCATTTTGAACGCTTCCACCCTGCTTTTTTGCAGGTGCGCAATGTCGTACAAAGTCAGGCGTTTTTTGATTGGATGGGTGCTGTTACCGGCATTGAAGGGCTGATGAGCGTAGAAGGCGACTCGCTCGGCAGCGGTGTGCATCAGGGCGGCAACGGCAGCTATGTAGATATTCATATTGACATTAATATGAATGCCAAATACAATATCTGGAGGCGTTTGAATTTATTGATTTATCTGAACAAACACTGGAAACCCGAATATGGCGGCGATTTGGAATTGTGGGATAAAGAAATGACGCGCTGCGAGAAAAAAGTGCCTTGCTTGTTCAACAAAGCCGTTGTTTTTTATACAGACGATAACTCGCCGCACGGCTATGCCAAAATCAATGTACCCGAAGGCGAAACGCGTAAATCTTTTTACACTTATTTCTATACGCCGGTGGCGGCAGGCGTTACTTTCCGCGACTCTAAATTTTTGAGCCGCCCCGACGACAGCCTTGCCAAAAAGACCCTCACCAATGCCAAAGAAACCGTGAAGTTGGGCGTAAAATCGCTGTTGCACAAAATCGGCGTAAAATCACTGGATTTTCAGGATAAAAACTAA
- the lhgO gene encoding L-2-hydroxyglutarate oxidase, producing MNTTAPTAPHYDLIIIGGGIVGLATACQLSDRFRHRSLRILLIEKEPELAFHQTGHNSGVIHSGVYYKPQSLKAIICQKGRKALVSFAQKHHIPHDICGKLIVATQESELPQLEEIHRRAIANEVEDVEWLSAARITDYEPYCAGIKALRVGCAGIINYRTVAQKYAELFRAQGGDILLNCELLDIEEENDSTRLITNQGVLHTRYLIACGGSQCDRIARKHHLEPNLRIVGFRGEYYELLNKERVRNLIYPVPNPNFPWLGVHFTRMIEGDIECGPNAVFAFKRDGYRKSDFDWQDTKDALTYSGFWKLVSKHLGYGIQEQYRSLSKRAFYKSLLLLIPSLKMDEIVSGRAGVRALALSPDGTMIDDFKFVHNRNAIHVLNAPSPAATASLAIGDYVATMAQERFSW from the coding sequence ATGAACACAACTGCGCCTACTGCTCCACATTACGACCTCATCATTATCGGCGGCGGTATTGTGGGTTTAGCCACTGCCTGCCAACTCAGCGACCGCTTCCGCCACCGTTCACTGCGTATTTTATTGATTGAAAAAGAACCTGAACTCGCCTTTCATCAAACAGGACACAATTCGGGCGTTATTCATTCGGGGGTGTATTATAAACCGCAATCGCTCAAAGCCATTATTTGCCAAAAAGGTCGCAAAGCCTTGGTTTCTTTTGCTCAAAAGCATCACATTCCGCACGATATATGCGGCAAACTCATTGTTGCCACCCAAGAGAGCGAATTGCCGCAATTAGAAGAAATTCACCGCCGCGCTATCGCCAACGAAGTAGAAGATGTAGAATGGCTATCCGCCGCCCGCATCACCGACTACGAACCCTATTGTGCGGGCATCAAAGCCTTGCGGGTGGGCTGTGCGGGCATCATCAATTATCGCACTGTCGCCCAAAAATACGCCGAATTATTTCGCGCTCAGGGCGGCGACATCCTCCTCAACTGCGAGCTTTTGGATATTGAAGAAGAAAACGACAGCACCCGTCTCATCACCAATCAGGGCGTTTTGCATACGCGCTACCTCATCGCCTGCGGCGGCTCTCAATGCGACCGCATTGCCCGCAAGCACCATTTAGAACCCAACCTGCGCATTGTCGGTTTCAGGGGCGAATATTACGAACTGCTCAATAAAGAGCGGGTGCGCAATTTAATATATCCTGTTCCCAATCCGAATTTTCCTTGGTTGGGTGTGCATTTTACGCGCATGATAGAAGGTGATATTGAATGTGGACCCAATGCTGTGTTTGCATTTAAGCGAGACGGCTACCGCAAAAGCGATTTTGACTGGCAAGATACCAAAGATGCGCTCACTTATTCGGGGTTTTGGAAATTAGTATCAAAGCATTTGGGCTATGGTATTCAGGAGCAATATCGTTCTTTGTCAAAACGCGCTTTTTACAAAAGTTTGTTGCTGCTGATTCCTTCTTTAAAAATGGACGAAATTGTGTCGGGCAGAGCCGGAGTGCGGGCTTTGGCACTATCGCCGGACGGCACGATGATTGACGATTTCAAATTTGTACACAACCGCAATGCCATTCATGTACTCAATGCGCCGAGTCCGGCAGCAACGGCATCGCTGGCTATCGGCGATTATGTAGCTACTATGGCACAGGAGCGGTTCAGTTGGTAA
- a CDS encoding transglycosylase domain-containing protein: protein MNQTSDFFSKIRQYLQDNPLLRKVLLWGGIFSAAIVLFFITLIILVYLGVFGALPSRSDLAAIQNPLASEVYADDGTLLGRIYLQNRIFTPSNKIPRSVYSALVATEDARFFRHEGIDTRSYFRVLIKTLLLGDRSSGGGSTISQQLIKNLFPREDYGFMSILIVKIREALIAARLENTYNKEQILAMYLNTVSFGEDVYGIGAAAQRYFNITPEKLKTEEAATLIGMLKATTAYNPHRNPEASKQRRNVVLQQMMKYGYISESKGNELQKTELVLNYNRTSGVDGLAPHLREYIRQQLSTWCKNNPKPDGSTYNIYTDGLKIYTTINAKMQRYAEEAVNEHLSKLQTQFDTHWKGKQPWGTDNAFLEAIKKQSDRYKRLKAAGTSESEINKIFKTPIPMRVFTWQGEQEKTMSPMDSIVYYLKFLNVGFSAMDPNTGHIKAWVGSIKYKYFQYDHTLARRQVGSTFKPLVYAAALENEVAPCNFYANELRTYSDYQDWTPRNSDESDEGYTGFYSMHGAMAKSVNTVSVQVLFDAGLDNVIRLAEKLGIHNKIPELPSIALGTAELSLQEMVTAYCAFDNGGAAVQPVYLLSLKDKNGKLISDFNSGLANRYKTGAMSRETARLMTSIMQEVVENGTARSLRHRFGLQGDIARKNRNYTDSC, encoded by the coding sequence ATGAATCAAACATCTGATTTTTTTTCCAAGATTCGTCAATATTTACAAGATAATCCCCTGCTCAGAAAAGTGTTGCTGTGGGGAGGGATTTTTTCGGCGGCAATAGTTTTGTTTTTTATCACGCTGATTATTTTGGTATATCTCGGCGTTTTTGGTGCTTTGCCTTCGCGCAGCGACCTCGCCGCCATTCAAAATCCTTTGGCTTCCGAAGTATATGCCGATGACGGCACACTTTTGGGGCGTATTTATCTGCAAAACCGCATTTTTACACCTTCCAATAAAATTCCGCGCTCGGTATATTCGGCTTTGGTAGCCACCGAAGATGCCCGTTTTTTTCGCCACGAAGGTATTGATACGCGCAGTTATTTTAGGGTGCTGATAAAAACTTTACTCCTCGGCGACCGCAGTTCGGGGGGCGGCAGCACGATTAGTCAGCAACTTATCAAAAATTTGTTTCCGCGCGAAGATTACGGATTTATGTCTATCCTCATTGTAAAAATCCGCGAAGCCCTCATTGCGGCGCGTTTGGAAAATACTTACAACAAAGAGCAGATTTTGGCGATGTATCTCAATACTGTTTCTTTTGGCGAAGATGTCTATGGTATCGGTGCGGCAGCGCAACGCTATTTTAACATCACCCCCGAAAAACTCAAAACAGAGGAGGCGGCAACTTTAATCGGTATGCTCAAAGCCACTACCGCCTACAACCCGCACCGCAATCCCGAAGCCTCGAAACAACGCCGCAATGTGGTGTTGCAGCAAATGATGAAATACGGCTATATTTCGGAAAGCAAAGGCAACGAACTCCAAAAAACGGAACTGGTGCTCAATTACAACCGCACTTCGGGCGTGGACGGATTAGCCCCGCATTTGCGCGAGTATATCCGCCAGCAATTGAGCACTTGGTGCAAAAATAATCCGAAACCGGACGGTAGCACCTACAACATCTACACAGATGGACTAAAAATTTACACCACCATCAATGCCAAAATGCAACGCTACGCCGAAGAAGCCGTAAACGAACACTTAAGCAAACTCCAAACTCAATTTGATACGCACTGGAAAGGCAAGCAACCCTGGGGCACGGATAATGCTTTTTTGGAAGCCATCAAAAAACAAAGCGACCGCTACAAACGCCTCAAAGCCGCCGGAACAAGCGAAAGCGAAATCAATAAAATATTTAAAACGCCCATACCGATGCGCGTATTTACTTGGCAGGGCGAACAGGAAAAAACGATGTCGCCGATGGATTCTATTGTCTATTATTTAAAGTTTTTAAATGTGGGCTTCAGTGCAATGGATCCTAACACGGGGCATATTAAAGCGTGGGTAGGGAGCATCAAATACAAATATTTTCAGTACGACCATACCCTTGCCCGCCGTCAGGTGGGTTCTACTTTCAAACCTTTGGTATATGCTGCCGCTTTGGAAAATGAAGTCGCTCCTTGTAATTTTTATGCCAACGAACTGCGCACTTACAGCGACTATCAGGACTGGACACCGCGCAATTCAGATGAAAGCGACGAGGGCTACACCGGATTTTATAGTATGCACGGAGCTATGGCAAAGTCTGTGAATACGGTGTCGGTGCAGGTATTGTTTGATGCGGGTTTGGATAATGTGATACGGTTGGCTGAAAAATTGGGTATTCACAACAAAATTCCCGAATTACCTTCCATTGCATTGGGTACAGCCGAGTTGTCGTTGCAGGAAATGGTAACAGCTTATTGCGCTTTTGATAATGGCGGGGCAGCCGTACAACCTGTTTATTTATTGTCATTGAAAGATAAAAACGGCAAGCTCATCAGCGATTTTAATTCGGGGCTTGCCAACCGCTACAAAACCGGAGCGATGAGCCGCGAAACGGCGCGTCTGATGACCAGCATTATGCAGGAAGTGGTAGAAAACGGCACAGCACGCAGTTTGCGCCACCGCTTTGGTTTGCAAGGCGATATAGCCCGGAAAAACAGGAACTACACAGATTCATGCTGA